One segment of Nostoc flagelliforme CCNUN1 DNA contains the following:
- a CDS encoding protein phosphatase 2C domain-containing protein, with translation MISTQLIIYCINPRCNSPINPIGDSVCATCQTPLVHRYLWATGSLSAKISPGTRVAQRYEVISPQIWLDTQPGLLPDIPEELPTEVIPYLRLYQERLHLPQAYGFASNFEGDTTDILLLENVPIDERGNIYPTIVEAWEQATAVRQVYWLWQILQLWTPLSELGLSRSLLVVDNLRVQGWCVRLLELYQTPADEKLSLRNLGECWQFWVASAKASVAKGLQNIVQQMCDEVELETINIQLNNLLLASAAELPLVLKVAGSTDIGPIMAQNEDACYPNALSNLDKKLHPQGDGVFGHGESGIGHEEEVTNAQSPMPHAAEQLSLSTDKGMEFPVAFNELLLPHLSIVCDGIGGHEGGEVASKLAVESVKLQIRALLKEVTEQTVLVPPELLQEQLEASLRVVNNLISARNNQQKRQGKERMATTIVMAVQVPQRVHTSTGWQSNNTHELYLANVGDSRAYWITRNYCQLLTVDDDVATREVRYAKSLYRKALLRADASALTQALGTRDAEFMRLKVQRLIIEEDGILLLCSDGLSDNNWVEQSWQDYAIPVLTGELTVEDAVRNWIDLANEKNGRDNTSVVLTYCRVSPEYLVPVTPTLPEEIIEAEIQEEPEEPKEEKLEELEELEEPISFTESSQTLLDLDLDLDLSEEPVLSPEIPPTLITKPKRGKGLIMVGGVLALLLGGTSLGLLAWWQFNPQGFQQVCRQLPQGVQQMCPPGK, from the coding sequence ATGATTTCTACTCAACTGATAATTTATTGTATAAATCCACGCTGTAATAGCCCCATTAATCCCATTGGAGATAGTGTTTGTGCCACTTGTCAAACTCCTTTAGTTCACCGCTATCTTTGGGCTACTGGCTCATTGTCTGCCAAAATCTCACCAGGTACGAGGGTAGCACAGAGGTATGAGGTAATTAGTCCCCAGATTTGGCTGGATACTCAACCCGGACTGTTGCCAGATATACCTGAAGAATTGCCAACGGAAGTAATTCCTTACCTACGATTATATCAAGAGCGATTACATCTCCCCCAGGCTTATGGGTTTGCTAGTAACTTTGAGGGAGATACAACTGATATTCTCTTATTAGAAAATGTGCCGATAGATGAGAGAGGAAATATCTATCCAACTATTGTTGAGGCATGGGAACAAGCAACGGCGGTACGACAAGTTTATTGGCTGTGGCAAATTCTCCAACTTTGGACACCTTTATCTGAATTGGGACTTAGCCGCAGTTTACTAGTAGTAGACAATTTGAGAGTCCAAGGTTGGTGTGTGCGACTGTTGGAACTTTACCAAACACCAGCAGATGAGAAACTGAGTTTACGAAATCTGGGGGAGTGTTGGCAGTTTTGGGTAGCCTCTGCAAAGGCATCAGTAGCCAAAGGGTTACAAAACATAGTCCAGCAGATGTGTGATGAGGTTGAGTTAGAGACTATTAATATTCAACTCAATAATTTACTATTAGCATCTGCGGCAGAATTGCCATTAGTTTTGAAGGTGGCAGGCTCTACAGATATTGGCCCAATTATGGCGCAAAATGAAGACGCTTGCTACCCAAATGCTTTGAGTAACTTAGATAAAAAACTCCACCCACAAGGGGATGGAGTTTTTGGGCATGGGGAATCGGGCATCGGGCATGAGGAAGAAGTTACCAATGCCCAATCCCCAATGCCCCATGCGGCGGAGCAACTGTCCCTCTCCACCGACAAGGGGATGGAGTTTCCCGTCGCTTTCAATGAACTTTTATTGCCTCACTTGTCGATTGTTTGCGATGGCATTGGCGGACATGAAGGCGGCGAGGTTGCCAGTAAGTTGGCAGTGGAGTCTGTAAAGTTGCAAATTCGCGCTTTACTCAAGGAGGTTACAGAACAAACTGTACTTGTACCACCAGAGTTGTTGCAGGAACAATTAGAAGCAAGTTTACGCGTGGTAAATAATCTGATTAGTGCCCGCAATAATCAACAAAAACGCCAAGGCAAAGAACGCATGGCTACAACTATTGTTATGGCGGTGCAAGTTCCACAACGAGTGCACACAAGTACTGGGTGGCAATCAAATAATACCCATGAACTTTACTTGGCTAATGTTGGCGATAGCCGTGCTTATTGGATTACTCGCAATTATTGTCAGCTACTCACAGTCGATGATGATGTGGCAACGCGAGAAGTACGCTATGCTAAAAGCTTGTATCGAAAAGCACTTTTGAGAGCAGATGCTAGTGCCTTAACTCAAGCATTGGGGACAAGAGATGCAGAATTTATGCGTCTCAAGGTTCAGCGATTAATTATAGAAGAAGATGGCATATTGCTACTTTGTTCTGATGGTTTAAGTGATAATAACTGGGTGGAACAATCTTGGCAGGATTATGCAATACCTGTGTTAACAGGTGAACTGACAGTTGAAGATGCTGTCCGCAACTGGATTGACTTGGCAAACGAAAAAAATGGGCGTGATAATACGTCGGTTGTTCTCACTTATTGCCGTGTCTCCCCAGAATACTTAGTACCTGTGACTCCGACGTTGCCAGAAGAGATTATAGAAGCAGAGATACAAGAAGAACCAGAGGAACCAAAGGAAGAAAAACTAGAGGAACTAGAAGAACTAGAAGAACCAATATCTTTTACAGAAAGTTCGCAAACTTTGCTAGATTTGGATCTAGATTTGGATCTTTCAGAGGAACCAGTTTTAAGCCCTGAAATCCCACCAACCTTAATTACAAAACCTAAGCGAGGTAAAGGTTTGATAATGGTAGGGGGAGTGTTGGCGTTGCTTTTGGGGGGTACAAGTCTGGGATTATTAGCTTGGTGGCAATTTAATCCTCAAGGATTCCAGCAGGTGTGCCGGCAACTTCCTCAAGGAGTGCAGCAAATGTGTCCGCCTGGAAAATAG
- a CDS encoding NfeD family protein, whose product MPSFTLIWLLAGAVLCLMELLLPSAFVAFMMGISALVVALLSGVGLGSVWLQVVVWLLLSTLLIVLSRRFLQPRQRKSKIQDAVIAETLTEIPPGKTGRVLYEGNSWQARCDDDKFTVPPNQRVYVVRREGTTLIVIPENLLSH is encoded by the coding sequence ATGCCAAGTTTTACCTTAATCTGGCTTCTGGCAGGAGCAGTCCTGTGTTTGATGGAACTGTTGTTACCATCGGCGTTTGTGGCCTTCATGATGGGAATTAGCGCTTTGGTGGTGGCGCTGCTGTCTGGAGTGGGTTTGGGAAGTGTATGGTTGCAAGTTGTAGTTTGGCTATTACTTTCCACATTACTAATCGTGCTTTCTCGTCGGTTTTTGCAACCGCGACAACGCAAATCAAAAATTCAGGATGCAGTCATAGCTGAAACTTTAACAGAAATTCCGCCTGGGAAAACAGGGCGGGTGCTGTATGAAGGAAATTCTTGGCAAGCACGATGTGACGATGACAAGTTTACCGTACCACCCAATCAAAGAGTTTATGTGGTTAGGAGAGAAGGTACTACTTTGATTGTGATACCAGAAAATTTATTGAGTCATTAG
- a CDS encoding SPFH domain-containing protein, which yields MEQFFLLVFLALGGSAVAGSVKVVNQGNQALVERLGSYNKKLEPGLNFVVPFLDRVVYRETIKEKVLDIPPQQCITRDNVGIEVDAVFYWRIVDMEKAWYKVENLQSAMVNMVLTQIRAEMGQLELDQTFTARSHISELLLQDLDVATDPWGVKVTRVELRDIIPSQAVRESMELQMSAERRKRAAILTSEGEREAAVNSARGKADAQILDAEARQKSTILQAEAEQKALVLKAQAERQQQVLKAQAIAESAEIISQKLQNNPNANKAVEVLFALGYLDMGATIGKSDSSKVIFIDPRSIPAALEGIRSVVSDGQANPNELFSKQIPGLENNRSS from the coding sequence ATGGAACAGTTTTTTTTACTAGTATTTTTAGCCCTTGGTGGTTCTGCCGTAGCGGGATCTGTGAAAGTCGTCAATCAAGGCAATCAAGCTTTGGTGGAAAGATTGGGTAGTTATAACAAAAAACTGGAACCAGGACTAAACTTTGTTGTTCCTTTCCTAGATAGAGTTGTCTACCGAGAAACTATCAAAGAAAAAGTCTTAGATATTCCTCCTCAACAGTGCATCACCCGTGACAATGTTGGCATTGAGGTAGATGCAGTGTTTTATTGGCGCATTGTGGATATGGAAAAAGCCTGGTACAAGGTAGAAAATCTCCAGTCGGCAATGGTAAATATGGTGCTGACTCAAATTCGCGCCGAAATGGGCCAACTGGAGTTAGATCAAACCTTTACTGCTCGTTCCCACATTAGTGAACTTTTATTACAGGATTTGGATGTTGCTACCGATCCTTGGGGTGTGAAGGTGACACGGGTAGAACTGCGAGATATTATTCCATCTCAAGCAGTGCGAGAATCGATGGAATTGCAAATGTCAGCAGAACGACGTAAACGGGCAGCAATTTTAACTTCTGAAGGCGAACGCGAAGCTGCTGTCAATAGTGCCAGAGGTAAAGCTGACGCGCAAATATTAGATGCCGAAGCTCGTCAAAAATCAACAATTTTGCAAGCGGAAGCTGAACAAAAGGCGCTCGTTCTCAAAGCTCAAGCCGAACGTCAGCAACAGGTTTTAAAAGCCCAAGCGATCGCAGAATCAGCAGAAATTATTTCTCAAAAACTCCAGAATAATCCCAATGCTAATAAAGCAGTTGAAGTTTTGTTTGCCTTGGGTTATCTCGATATGGGCGCGACAATTGGTAAAAGCGATAGCAGCAAAGTGATTTTTATAGATCCGCGCTCAATTCCCGCCGCCTTAGAAGGTATACGTTCTGTTGTTTCAGATGGTCAGGCGAACCCTAACGAATTGTTTTCCAAGCAAATCCCAGGATTAGAAAATAATCGTTCTAGTTAA
- a CDS encoding NACHT and WD40 repeat domain-containing protein, which yields MIINPEQVINAIIAIANPLIKEKIQRNETVIKLLQQFNLDPEHPPADFSGVYAYTLVEYGVGKPKPFLELFRQEAIKQAFRKAFDHNNPSILLSEVDAWLDAYSLGDDIRSLGIDIRREIAAFYIVFAEVAKRTRNPADTLMSQQIGSLQKRIVNIQELLDRLPTLEGIRTEIARLAAQNSPALLEAETSTENKCRAIALAQQMRGWFETLGYRFEKYEIWGDSYFEWIINVPTRRNRYDRILIRGIEGEVGLKDVAVLRSSVEQQRTDEGWLVTARRIARAARNEVEKEENRHLGCYTFDELIDQDADFSDYLDWLEAEIIRRQIDTKYVPLACTKEEIDPETKQRIGISHYSDRDGWIDGYIDMWLDDPAKEHISILGEFGTGKTWFAFHYAWVALQRYRDAQKRGVERPRLPLVITLRDFAKAINVENVLAGFFFTQHNIRLTSEVFDQLNRMGKLLLIFDGFDEMAAKVDRQQMINNFWELAKVVVPGAKVILTCRTEHFPDAKEGRALLNAELQASTKQLTGETPQFEVLELEKFNDEQIRLVLSHQTEAATVEQVMGNPQLLDLARRPVMTELILEALPDIEAGKPVDMSRVYLYAVRRKMERDIKSDRTFTSLAEKLYFLCELSWEMLSTDEMSLNYRLFPDRIRRLFGSVVQEEKDLDHWHYDMMGQTMLIRNADGDYTPAHRSLLEFFVAYKFAAELGALANDFTELARVRFQINHDVAPVDYSWSSYFSRQVDASGEILPTAALKGFISESLEKLRVTFGKAPLTKAVMDLLVGMVDVEAKESVIKIIEETRGKSEDEVDYVGGNAATLAVKVDRTALEGKYLSGAVIKGADFSSVSLRGLTLTKASLNESFFTQVLGRVLSVAFSPDGKLFATGEVNCSIRLWQVENSKHISTLQDHTDWVRSVAISNDGKILISGSDDKTVKIWDISKGKCLRTLQGHTSRVYSVAITSDASIVVSGSSDKTLKVWNIHTGECLRTLQGHSKTVYSVAIHSDSSIVASGSYDETIKLWNFQTSECLKTLHGHTGRILSVAITSNGRKLISGGDDTIIKLWNINTGECKKIFQGHTDKLLSITLSLDNKTIVSGGIDRTVKVWNISTGECLKTLPGHNKPVWAVDISPDTNTIVSASSDSTIKFWDTSTGECFNTVHGHTSMVYSVCLSTDNRILASSGDDGQIKIWDVKTGNYLRSLQGHNSRVWSVAINSECTLLASGGGDSTVRLWDIHTGKCRTIVGEQKGQYNSSIYSVAISPDSRLIAAGTGESTVKLWNILTGECIHNLQGHTGRVWSVAISYNNAVLASCSDDQTVRLWDIHTGECLSILQAHDNSVNSILFSLDGKTLFSSSDDQTIKIWDIESRKCLKTLQGHSNRVLSMAIVNDLVIVSSSSDQTIKLWDIYTGECLKTLQGHNNSVWSVTVSNDGATIISGSWDETIKFWDVQSGNCFKTLDNKPYAGMNITDVKGLTTAEIATLKALGAVEDGE from the coding sequence ATGATAATTAACCCAGAACAGGTTATCAACGCTATTATTGCGATCGCTAATCCTTTAATTAAAGAAAAAATTCAGCGCAATGAGACTGTAATTAAATTACTTCAGCAGTTTAACCTCGACCCAGAGCATCCACCAGCAGATTTTAGTGGGGTTTATGCATACACACTGGTAGAGTACGGTGTTGGAAAACCCAAGCCTTTTTTAGAACTTTTTCGTCAAGAAGCAATAAAACAGGCTTTCCGCAAAGCATTTGACCATAATAACCCCTCAATTTTGCTTTCTGAGGTTGATGCTTGGCTTGATGCATACTCGTTGGGTGATGACATTAGAAGTTTGGGAATTGACATTAGACGGGAAATTGCCGCGTTTTATATTGTTTTTGCAGAAGTTGCTAAACGCACTCGCAACCCAGCAGATACACTTATGAGTCAACAAATTGGCTCTTTGCAAAAACGCATTGTAAATATCCAAGAACTACTTGACAGGTTGCCGACGCTGGAAGGTATTCGTACAGAAATAGCACGGTTGGCTGCACAGAATTCCCCCGCACTGCTGGAGGCCGAAACATCTACTGAAAATAAATGTCGAGCCATAGCTTTAGCTCAACAAATGCGCGGCTGGTTTGAAACCTTGGGCTACCGCTTTGAAAAGTATGAAATTTGGGGTGATTCATATTTTGAGTGGATTATCAATGTGCCAACCCGGCGTAATCGATATGACCGCATCCTCATCCGGGGAATTGAAGGCGAAGTTGGACTCAAGGATGTAGCTGTTTTGCGTTCTTCTGTGGAGCAGCAGAGAACTGATGAAGGTTGGTTAGTTACAGCAAGACGGATTGCCCGCGCGGCGCGGAATGAGGTGGAAAAGGAAGAAAATCGCCATTTAGGTTGTTACACTTTTGACGAACTCATTGACCAAGATGCTGATTTTAGCGATTATCTCGATTGGTTAGAAGCGGAAATTATTCGGCGGCAAATAGATACAAAATATGTTCCCTTAGCCTGCACAAAAGAGGAAATTGACCCCGAGACTAAGCAGCGTATCGGCATCAGTCACTATAGCGATCGCGATGGTTGGATTGATGGTTATATTGATATGTGGCTGGATGATCCCGCCAAAGAGCATATTTCTATACTAGGAGAATTTGGTACGGGTAAAACTTGGTTTGCCTTCCATTATGCTTGGGTGGCATTGCAACGTTACCGAGATGCCCAAAAACGCGGTGTTGAGCGTCCTCGTTTGCCTTTGGTAATTACGCTGCGAGATTTTGCCAAAGCAATAAATGTCGAGAACGTTTTAGCAGGGTTCTTTTTTACACAACATAATATTCGTTTAACTAGCGAAGTATTTGACCAGTTAAACCGTATGGGCAAATTGCTGCTAATTTTCGATGGTTTTGACGAAATGGCAGCAAAAGTTGACCGTCAGCAGATGATTAATAACTTTTGGGAACTGGCAAAAGTAGTGGTTCCCGGTGCAAAGGTTATCTTGACTTGTCGCACCGAACATTTTCCCGACGCTAAAGAAGGACGCGCTTTACTCAATGCCGAGTTGCAAGCTTCTACCAAGCAGTTGACAGGAGAAACACCCCAGTTTGAAGTGCTGGAACTGGAGAAATTTAACGACGAGCAAATTCGACTGGTGTTGTCGCACCAAACGGAAGCTGCAACAGTTGAACAAGTAATGGGAAATCCGCAGTTATTGGATTTAGCCCGTCGTCCGGTGATGACTGAGTTAATTTTGGAAGCTTTGCCAGATATTGAAGCGGGTAAACCTGTGGATATGTCGCGGGTTTATTTGTATGCGGTGCGGCGGAAAATGGAACGGGATATTAAGAGCGATCGTACCTTTACTTCTTTGGCAGAAAAGTTATACTTTTTGTGCGAGCTTTCTTGGGAAATGCTGTCTACAGACGAAATGAGCCTCAATTATCGGCTTTTCCCTGATAGAATTCGGCGGTTGTTTGGTTCGGTGGTGCAGGAAGAGAAGGATTTAGACCACTGGCATTACGACATGATGGGGCAAACAATGCTCATCCGCAACGCTGATGGTGATTACACTCCAGCGCATCGATCGCTGTTAGAGTTTTTTGTAGCGTATAAATTTGCGGCAGAGTTGGGAGCATTAGCGAATGATTTTACGGAATTAGCGCGGGTGCGGTTCCAGATAAATCATGATGTTGCGCCTGTTGATTATAGTTGGTCTTCTTATTTCAGTCGTCAGGTAGATGCATCTGGGGAGATTTTGCCAACTGCGGCATTGAAGGGATTTATAAGTGAATCGTTGGAAAAGTTGAGGGTGACTTTTGGTAAAGCACCTTTGACGAAAGCCGTGATGGATTTACTTGTGGGGATGGTTGATGTTGAGGCTAAGGAATCGGTTATCAAGATTATCGAGGAGACGCGAGGGAAAAGTGAGGATGAGGTTGATTATGTTGGGGGAAATGCGGCGACGCTAGCCGTGAAGGTGGATAGGACGGCGTTAGAAGGTAAATATCTAAGCGGTGCAGTGATTAAAGGGGCTGATTTTAGTAGCGTGAGTTTGCGAGGTCTTACACTCACCAAAGCAAGTTTAAATGAAAGTTTTTTTACCCAAGTCTTGGGAAGAGTTTTATCAGTAGCATTTAGCCCTGATGGTAAGTTATTTGCTACAGGAGAAGTAAATTGTTCAATTCGCTTATGGCAAGTTGAAAACAGTAAGCATATTTCAACATTGCAAGATCATACAGATTGGGTACGTTCGGTAGCTATTAGTAATGATGGCAAAATTCTCATTAGTGGTAGTGATGATAAAACCGTAAAAATCTGGGACATAAGTAAAGGGAAATGCTTAAGAACTTTACAAGGACATACCAGTCGAGTCTACTCTGTAGCAATTACCTCTGATGCTTCAATCGTGGTTAGTGGTAGCAGTGATAAAACACTAAAAGTTTGGAACATACATACAGGAGAATGTTTAAGAACTCTACAAGGACATTCAAAAACAGTTTACTCAGTTGCAATTCATTCTGATAGTTCCATAGTAGCAAGTGGTAGTTATGATGAAACAATAAAATTATGGAACTTTCAAACAAGTGAATGCTTAAAAACTTTGCATGGACACACAGGTCGAATATTATCTGTGGCAATCACCTCTAATGGAAGAAAACTTATTAGTGGTGGTGATGACACAATAATTAAGCTGTGGAACATTAATACCGGAGAATGTAAAAAAATCTTTCAAGGTCATACTGATAAATTATTATCAATCACCTTGAGTCTTGATAATAAAACAATAGTTAGTGGTGGTATTGACCGAACAGTGAAGGTTTGGAATATTAGTACAGGAGAATGTTTAAAAACATTGCCAGGGCATAACAAGCCTGTTTGGGCAGTAGATATTAGTCCTGATACTAACACTATAGTTAGTGCTAGTAGTGATTCAACAATAAAATTTTGGGATACTTCTACAGGAGAATGTTTTAACACTGTACATGGACATACTAGTATGGTTTATTCTGTATGTTTAAGTACAGATAATAGAATTTTAGCTAGTAGTGGAGATGATGGTCAAATAAAAATTTGGGATGTCAAAACTGGAAATTATCTTAGAAGTTTGCAAGGACATAATAGTCGAGTGTGGTCAGTAGCAATTAACTCCGAATGTACCCTTTTAGCTAGCGGTGGTGGTGACAGTACAGTAAGGCTTTGGGATATTCATACAGGAAAGTGCAGGACTATTGTGGGCGAACAAAAAGGACAATACAATAGCTCAATATATTCAGTAGCTATCAGTCCTGATAGTAGACTTATAGCTGCTGGTACTGGCGAGAGTACAGTAAAACTATGGAATATTCTTACTGGTGAATGTATTCATAATCTACAGGGTCACACAGGTAGAGTATGGTCAGTGGCAATTAGTTATAATAATGCAGTTCTAGCTAGTTGCAGTGATGATCAAACAGTCAGATTGTGGGATATCCATACAGGGGAATGTCTTAGTATTCTGCAAGCACATGACAATTCTGTCAATTCTATATTATTTAGCCTTGATGGTAAAACTTTATTTAGTAGCAGTGACGACCAAACAATCAAAATATGGGATATCGAGAGCAGGAAGTGCTTGAAGACATTACAAGGACATAGTAATAGAGTGTTATCAATGGCTATTGTTAACGATTTAGTTATAGTTAGTAGCAGTTCTGACCAAACTATTAAACTCTGGGATATCTACACAGGAGAATGTTTAAAAACTCTCCAAGGACATAATAATTCAGTTTGGTCAGTTACAGTTAGTAATGATGGCGCAACCATAATAAGTGGTAGTTGGGATGAAACAATTAAGTTTTGGGATGTTCAATCGGGTAATTGTTTCAAGACACTTGACAATAAACCCTATGCTGGCATGAATATCACAGATGTTAAAGGTTTAACCACAGCCGAGATTGCCACCCTCAAAGCGTTAGGTGCAGTGGAAGATGGGGAATAA
- a CDS encoding Uma2 family endonuclease, producing MTLSIQPTTALSVEEFLKLPETKPASEYFNGQVYQKPMPQGKYSTLQIELASAINQVAKPQKLAYAFTELRCTFSGLSIVPDIAVFEWQRIPLDAKGSIANKFDIPPDWIIEILSPEQSPNRVIRKITFSIQNGAKLGWLIDSADESIMIFEPNKLPELKEQQDILPVLSVLENWQLTVADVFSWLTFV from the coding sequence ATGACATTATCTATTCAGCCAACTACAGCACTAAGTGTAGAAGAGTTCTTAAAACTACCAGAAACAAAGCCAGCAAGCGAGTATTTTAACGGACAAGTCTACCAAAAACCTATGCCACAAGGAAAATATAGCACTTTACAAATTGAATTAGCTTCTGCCATAAATCAAGTTGCAAAACCACAAAAATTAGCTTATGCCTTTACTGAATTACGCTGCACGTTTAGCGGACTTTCGATAGTACCAGATATTGCTGTGTTTGAATGGCAAAGAATTCCCCTGGATGCAAAAGGTAGTATTGCGAATAAATTTGACATTCCCCCAGATTGGATAATCGAAATTCTCTCACCGGAACAATCACCAAACCGAGTTATCCGCAAAATTACATTTTCTATTCAAAATGGAGCAAAGCTAGGTTGGTTGATCGATTCTGCTGATGAGTCAATCATGATTTTTGAACCAAATAAATTACCTGAATTAAAAGAACAGCAAGATATCTTACCCGTTTTGAGTGTTTTAGAAAATTGGCAATTAACAGTTGCAGACGTATTTAGTTGGTTAACTTTTGTTTGA
- a CDS encoding PIN domain-containing protein, whose translation MIYLDTSVIAPLYWTEALSVSDAVEQLLLNEAEVGLSQLVEVELVSDSEVH comes from the coding sequence TTGATTTATTTAGATACAAGCGTTATTGCTCCTTTGTATTGGACAGAAGCTTTAAGCGTAAGCGATGCAGTTGAACAATTACTACTCAATGAAGCTGAAGTAGGTTTGAGTCAGTTGGTTGAGGTTGAACTCGTTTCTGATTCAGAAGTGCATTAG
- a CDS encoding type II toxin-antitoxin system Phd/YefM family antitoxin encodes MLRISVEEAAMNLKSLLERVATGEEVILLEQDKAVARLVPPLQKEERLASMKQFRDSLAIKGESLSATVINARTEERR; translated from the coding sequence GTGTTGAGAATTAGCGTTGAAGAAGCAGCTATGAATTTAAAATCTCTCTTGGAACGAGTAGCTACGGGAGAAGAAGTAATTTTGCTAGAGCAAGATAAAGCTGTAGCTCGTTTAGTTCCTCCGCTACAAAAAGAAGAACGATTAGCAAGTATGAAACAATTTCGTGATTCCCTTGCGATTAAGGGTGAGTCATTGAGTGCAACTGTCATAAATGCACGTACAGAGGAACGTCGTTGA
- a CDS encoding Fur family transcriptional regulator produces the protein MRAMRTRSQERIFNLLKTSKKGISAQDIYVELRNTNQSMGLATVYRSLEALKLEGIVQVRNLANGEALYSLAQQDKHHLTCLQCGVSIPINQCPVHDLENQLESSHKFKVFYHTLEFFGLCSQCQVNQASEISH, from the coding sequence ATGAGAGCCATGCGCACCCGCAGTCAAGAGCGTATTTTCAACCTACTGAAAACCAGCAAAAAAGGCATTTCCGCTCAAGATATTTACGTAGAACTACGTAACACCAATCAGAGCATGGGTTTAGCAACAGTTTACCGTTCCCTAGAAGCCTTAAAACTCGAAGGCATTGTACAAGTGCGGAATTTGGCTAATGGTGAAGCCCTCTATAGCCTAGCGCAGCAAGACAAACACCATCTTACTTGCTTGCAATGCGGTGTATCAATTCCGATTAATCAATGCCCCGTTCATGACCTAGAAAACCAGTTAGAATCCAGCCATAAGTTTAAAGTTTTTTACCACACCCTAGAGTTTTTTGGGTTGTGCAGCCAATGCCAGGTAAATCAAGCTAGTGAAATTAGTCACTAA
- the purS gene encoding phosphoribosylformylglycinamidine synthase subunit PurS, with protein MQTKYLAKIFVTLRPSVLDPAGVAVQSGLKQMGYENVDQVRIGKYIELTITSSDEKKARQDLDRICDQMLANPVIENYRFDLIEVETQTGVF; from the coding sequence GTGCAAACCAAGTATCTAGCCAAAATTTTCGTGACGCTTCGTCCTTCAGTCTTAGACCCTGCTGGCGTAGCTGTACAATCCGGTCTTAAGCAAATGGGATACGAGAACGTTGACCAGGTGCGGATTGGTAAGTACATTGAACTCACCATTACCTCGTCTGATGAGAAAAAAGCTCGTCAAGACCTCGATCGCATTTGTGACCAAATGCTAGCAAATCCCGTGATTGAAAATTATCGCTTTGATTTGATTGAGGTCGAAACACAGACTGGGGTATTTTAG
- the purQ gene encoding phosphoribosylformylglycinamidine synthase subunit PurQ, whose product MKFGVVVFPGSNCDRDVAYVTRDLLGQPTRMVWHQETDITDLDVVIIPGGFSYGDYLRCGAIARFSPVMQQVIEHAQKGKFVIGICNGFQVLTEAGLLPGVLTRNRDLHFICDRVPLKVERSNLPWTQAYTTGEVITLPIAHGEGQFYADAATLAKIEDNGQVVFRYEGENPNGSLNNIAGICDRQGNVLGMMPHPERASDGMLGNSDGLRLFQGLLEKVAALA is encoded by the coding sequence ATGAAATTCGGTGTTGTTGTTTTTCCCGGTTCTAATTGCGATCGCGATGTTGCTTATGTAACCAGAGACTTGTTGGGGCAACCGACTCGCATGGTTTGGCATCAAGAAACGGACATTACTGATTTGGATGTTGTTATCATCCCTGGTGGCTTTAGTTACGGGGACTATTTACGCTGCGGTGCGATCGCGCGTTTTTCACCCGTAATGCAGCAGGTTATCGAACACGCCCAAAAGGGTAAGTTTGTAATCGGTATTTGCAACGGTTTTCAGGTATTAACTGAAGCTGGACTTTTGCCAGGGGTGTTAACTAGAAATCGGGATTTGCATTTTATTTGCGATCGCGTCCCTTTGAAAGTTGAGCGTAGTAATCTCCCTTGGACGCAAGCTTATACGACTGGCGAAGTTATCACTTTGCCCATTGCCCACGGAGAGGGGCAATTCTACGCTGACGCAGCCACTCTTGCAAAAATTGAAGATAACGGGCAAGTTGTGTTTCGCTATGAAGGTGAGAACCCCAACGGTTCACTGAACAACATTGCCGGAATTTGCGATCGCCAAGGCAATGTGTTGGGGATGATGCCGCACCCAGAAAGAGCATCTGACGGGATGCTGGGCAATAGCGATGGCTTGAGGCTATTTCAAGGATTGTTAGAGAAGGTAGCGGCATTGGCCTAG